In one window of Microbacterium sp. PM5 DNA:
- the rimI gene encoding ribosomal protein S18-alanine N-acetyltransferase has protein sequence MTLRAATVDDLAEIMDLERASFPTDAWSEPMMREELLSPHAHYLVDVEAGRLLAYGGVRAVARAADADIQTITVAASARGRGRGRTLLRALLEAARQRGAREVFLEVRADNPTAAALYVSEGFLEIARRPRYYQPDDVDAVVMKLDLVAWAAERHAQTQTGGVCS, from the coding sequence GGACCTCGAACGCGCGTCGTTTCCGACCGACGCGTGGAGCGAGCCGATGATGCGCGAAGAGCTGCTCTCACCCCACGCGCACTACCTGGTCGACGTGGAGGCGGGGCGGTTGCTCGCATACGGCGGGGTGCGCGCCGTCGCGCGCGCCGCCGATGCCGACATCCAGACGATCACCGTCGCCGCGTCCGCGCGGGGCCGCGGGCGGGGGCGGACCCTGCTGCGGGCGCTCCTGGAGGCAGCGCGACAGCGCGGGGCGCGCGAGGTGTTCCTCGAGGTGCGTGCCGACAACCCGACCGCCGCCGCACTGTACGTCTCAGAGGGGTTCCTCGAGATCGCGCGTCGCCCCCGCTACTACCAGCCCGACGACGTGGATGCCGTCGTCATGAAGCTCGACCTCGTCGCTTGGGCCGCCGAGCGGCACGCGCAGACGCAGACCGGGGGAGTGTGCTCATGA
- the tsaD gene encoding tRNA (adenosine(37)-N6)-threonylcarbamoyltransferase complex transferase subunit TsaD produces MTVREPLVLGIETSCDETGIGIVRGRTLLSNTISSSMDEHARFGGVVPEVAARAHLEALQPAIDAAVAEAGIALTDVDAVAVTSGPGLAGALMVGIGAAKALAVGLDKPLYAVNHLVGHIAADLLTGEDVDYPTVALLVSGGHTSLLLVRDLVSDVELLGETLDDAAGEAFDKIARILGLPYPGGPEIDRAAAGGDPAAIHFPRGLSRASDMAAHRYDFSFSGLKTAVARWVEQAEASGQQVAVGDVAASFREAVVDVLVTKALDACAQHGVPRLLLGGGVIANRRLREVALARAAEAGVAVRIPPLSLCTDNGAMIAALASELIASGRAPSSLAFGADSTLPVTEIQVAGEATG; encoded by the coding sequence ATGACCGTTCGTGAACCGCTTGTGCTCGGCATCGAGACCAGCTGTGACGAGACCGGCATCGGCATCGTCCGGGGACGCACCCTGCTCAGCAACACCATCTCGAGCTCGATGGACGAGCACGCCCGCTTCGGCGGGGTCGTGCCCGAGGTCGCCGCCCGCGCGCACCTCGAAGCTCTGCAGCCGGCGATCGACGCGGCCGTGGCCGAGGCCGGCATCGCCCTCACCGACGTGGATGCCGTCGCCGTCACGAGCGGGCCCGGTCTCGCCGGAGCGCTCATGGTCGGCATCGGCGCCGCCAAAGCGCTCGCCGTCGGCCTCGACAAGCCGCTGTACGCCGTCAACCACCTCGTCGGGCACATCGCCGCCGATCTGCTCACCGGCGAGGACGTCGACTACCCCACCGTCGCGCTGCTGGTCAGCGGCGGACACACCTCGCTGCTGCTCGTCCGCGATCTCGTGAGCGATGTGGAGCTTCTCGGCGAGACCCTCGACGACGCCGCCGGTGAGGCCTTCGACAAGATCGCCCGGATTCTCGGACTGCCCTACCCCGGCGGACCGGAGATCGACCGCGCCGCGGCGGGCGGCGACCCGGCCGCCATCCACTTCCCGCGCGGGCTGTCGCGCGCCTCCGACATGGCGGCGCACCGCTACGACTTCTCCTTCTCCGGTCTGAAGACGGCCGTGGCGCGCTGGGTCGAGCAGGCCGAGGCCTCGGGGCAGCAGGTCGCGGTGGGAGATGTCGCGGCATCCTTCCGCGAAGCCGTCGTCGATGTGCTCGTCACCAAAGCACTCGATGCGTGCGCGCAGCACGGCGTGCCGCGCCTGCTGCTCGGGGGCGGCGTCATCGCCAACCGGCGCCTGCGCGAGGTCGCGCTGGCGCGCGCGGCCGAAGCGGGAGTCGCCGTGCGCATCCCGCCGCTGAGCCTGTGCACCGACAACGGGGCCATGATCGCCGCGCTCGCGTCGGAGCTGATCGCGAGTGGACGCGCTCCCTCGAGCCTCGCCTTCGGTGCCGACTCGACGTTGCCGGTGACCGAGATCCAGGTCGCCGGGGAGGCCACGGGATGA
- a CDS encoding class I SAM-dependent methyltransferase, with translation MERAELTALLTPEGLRLADELGAIDSADEVARTVSRLRAQGLSPELVSAAVGQARLRTRARAKFGAFADRMLFTRAGLEQATRLSVGARHAGRFRDAGVHRVADLGCGIGGDALAFAGIGLDVLAVDADETTAALAAYNLAPFGESATVRHARAEEVALDGVEAVWLDPARRTAGHTETVRVAAGDWSPPLEWVFALAQRMPAGIKLGPAFDRAQIPADAEAQWISVDGSTIELVVWTGTLARDGVRRSALVVRSDSAAELTAASDAEDAETRPLGAFVHEPEGAVIRARLIGEVARRLDAGMLAPGIAYLTSDAEITSPFVQSFRILEELPSDVKALRRALREREIGTLEIKKRGVDVDPAILRTQLKLTGPRAATLILTRAGTSRVALLAERVTR, from the coding sequence ATGGAACGCGCCGAGCTCACCGCCCTGCTCACCCCCGAGGGGCTGCGGCTGGCCGATGAGCTCGGTGCCATCGACTCCGCCGACGAGGTGGCGCGCACCGTGTCACGGCTGCGGGCGCAGGGGCTGTCGCCCGAGCTCGTCTCGGCCGCCGTCGGCCAGGCGCGGCTGCGGACGCGGGCGCGCGCGAAGTTCGGGGCGTTCGCCGACCGCATGCTGTTCACGCGGGCGGGTCTCGAACAGGCCACACGGCTGTCGGTGGGCGCCCGCCACGCGGGCCGGTTCCGCGACGCCGGAGTGCACCGCGTCGCCGACCTCGGCTGCGGCATCGGCGGGGATGCGCTCGCGTTCGCCGGGATCGGCCTCGACGTGCTCGCGGTCGACGCCGACGAGACCACGGCCGCCCTGGCCGCGTACAACCTCGCCCCGTTCGGCGAGTCCGCGACCGTGCGCCATGCCCGCGCCGAGGAGGTCGCCCTCGACGGCGTCGAGGCGGTGTGGCTCGATCCGGCCCGACGCACGGCCGGCCATACCGAAACGGTGCGGGTCGCCGCGGGCGACTGGTCGCCGCCGCTGGAATGGGTCTTCGCGCTGGCGCAGCGGATGCCCGCGGGCATCAAACTCGGACCGGCCTTCGACCGGGCACAGATCCCCGCGGATGCGGAGGCGCAGTGGATCAGCGTCGACGGGTCGACGATCGAGCTCGTGGTCTGGACCGGAACGCTCGCTCGCGACGGTGTTCGCCGCTCGGCCCTCGTCGTCCGCTCCGACAGCGCCGCCGAGCTGACCGCTGCGTCCGATGCCGAGGATGCCGAGACACGGCCGCTCGGCGCCTTCGTCCACGAGCCGGAGGGCGCTGTCATCCGTGCGCGCCTCATCGGCGAGGTGGCTCGCCGCCTCGACGCCGGAATGCTCGCCCCCGGCATCGCCTACCTGACCTCCGATGCCGAGATCACGAGCCCCTTCGTGCAGTCCTTCCGCATCCTGGAGGAGCTGCCCTCGGATGTGAAGGCGCTCCGGCGCGCCCTGCGCGAGCGGGAGATCGGAACGCTGGAGATCAAGAAGCGCGGCGTCGACGTCGACCCCGCCATCCTTCGCACCCAGCTGAAGCTGACCGGTCCGCGCGCCGCGACGCTCATCCTCACGCGTGCGGGGACCTCACGCGTCGCGCTGCTCGCCGAGCGCGTCACCCGCTGA
- a CDS encoding PHB depolymerase family esterase, whose protein sequence is MTTPDLTTDHPAHRRRRALAAALTAAALAVGALLAAPATSPAAAATGSWTTESIAGMSVRLYTPASAATLGNGRALMISLHGCVQTASTLQTAGNWAATAEQYGMVVALPDAPGGGVVLGCWDYYDGNHSRTAPARHDDNLLALVSALTGRAALGIDPAQVYLSGLSSGGGETMVMGCLAPDVFAGIGINAGPTVGTTSGQIGSVAVSQAQGTATCRTFAGSASASFSSQLTSVIYGSNDTTVATGYNTLNAQIMAGIYGAGSSSTFSMAGLAGTNTAGSGTMYADAAGPRVSLIQNTGLGHNWPAGGGPGGSYVSTNSIDYPAYVTGFFFAHNRRVDRAATPSPTPTPTPTPTATPTASPSPTPTAPGATCVSATNAAHKAAGRATSYGVNPYNPYYAVGSLDYLGQGDATVTSLQQTSASRWTKVSGC, encoded by the coding sequence ATGACCACCCCCGACCTCACGACGGATCACCCCGCTCATCGGCGGCGACGCGCGCTGGCCGCGGCCCTGACGGCGGCGGCCCTGGCTGTCGGCGCCCTCCTGGCCGCACCGGCCACGAGCCCCGCTGCGGCGGCGACGGGGTCGTGGACGACCGAGTCGATCGCGGGCATGAGCGTGCGGCTCTACACGCCGGCGAGCGCCGCGACCCTGGGCAACGGCCGCGCGCTGATGATCAGCCTGCACGGGTGCGTGCAGACGGCGTCGACCCTGCAGACCGCCGGCAACTGGGCCGCGACGGCGGAGCAGTACGGCATGGTCGTCGCCCTTCCCGACGCCCCGGGCGGGGGTGTGGTGCTCGGATGCTGGGACTACTACGACGGCAACCATTCGCGCACCGCACCCGCCCGCCATGACGACAACCTGTTGGCGCTGGTGTCGGCGCTCACCGGCCGCGCGGCGCTCGGCATCGACCCGGCGCAGGTGTACCTCTCGGGCCTGTCCTCCGGCGGCGGCGAGACCATGGTGATGGGGTGCCTCGCCCCCGACGTGTTCGCCGGCATCGGCATCAATGCCGGACCGACCGTCGGCACGACGTCGGGACAGATCGGCAGCGTCGCCGTCTCGCAGGCTCAGGGCACGGCCACGTGCCGCACCTTCGCCGGCTCGGCATCCGCATCGTTCTCGAGCCAGCTCACCTCGGTGATCTACGGATCGAATGACACCACGGTCGCGACGGGCTACAACACTCTCAACGCGCAGATCATGGCCGGCATCTACGGCGCCGGGTCGTCGTCGACGTTCTCGATGGCGGGGCTGGCCGGCACCAACACGGCGGGGTCGGGCACGATGTACGCGGATGCCGCGGGTCCGCGCGTCTCGCTCATCCAGAACACCGGCCTCGGTCACAACTGGCCGGCCGGCGGCGGGCCGGGCGGCTCGTACGTCTCGACCAACAGCATCGACTACCCCGCGTACGTGACCGGCTTCTTCTTCGCGCACAACCGGCGGGTCGACCGCGCGGCGACACCGAGTCCGACGCCGACGCCCACGCCGACGCCGACGGCCACGCCGACCGCGAGCCCCAGCCCGACGCCGACCGCACCGGGCGCGACGTGCGTGAGCGCGACCAATGCCGCCCACAAGGCCGCGGGCCGGGCGACCAGCTACGGCGTCAATCCCTACAACCCGTATTACGCGGTGGGCAGCCTGGACTACCTGGGGCAGGGGGATGCGACCGTGACGAGTCTGCAGCAGACGTCGGCATCGCGCTGGACGAAGGTGAGCGGGTGCTGA
- the groES gene encoding co-chaperone GroES, which translates to MSVSIKPLEDRIVIKQVEAEQVTSSGLVIPDTAKEKPQEGEVVAVGPGRIDDNGNRVPLDVAVGDRVIYSKYGGTEVKFGGDEFLVLSARDVLAVVVR; encoded by the coding sequence GTGTCGGTTTCCATCAAGCCGCTCGAGGACCGCATCGTCATCAAGCAGGTCGAGGCTGAGCAGGTCACGTCCAGTGGCCTCGTCATCCCTGACACCGCCAAGGAGAAGCCCCAGGAGGGCGAGGTCGTGGCCGTGGGCCCCGGCCGCATCGACGACAACGGCAACCGCGTGCCGCTCGACGTCGCCGTCGGTGACCGCGTCATCTACAGCAAGTACGGCGGCACCGAGGTGAAGTTCGGCGGCGACGAGTTCCTCGTCCTGTCGGCCCGCGACGTTCTGGCGGTCGTCGTCCGCTGA
- the rarD gene encoding EamA family transporter RarD, whose amino-acid sequence MTPAETAREERRGGISAFAAYFLWGFMPLYFLLLAPIGPWEIVVWRILFSLAFCAILLTLTRTWGKLIAILRDRRLVFWTIIAGLLIYVNWQVFLIGILTGHVIEGSLGYFINPIVTVLLGVIVLKERLRLAQWIAIGFAGLAVIVIIVAYGSFPWIALTLAASFGTYGLVKKQIGPRVDAISGLTLESLWLTPIALIQLVVVAATTGLVFGTQGAGHTVLVTLAGVVTAVPLLLFAAGARRAPLTVIGLLQFVAPILQFITGAWILHEPMPLERWIGFALVWVALVVLSVDSVVSSRRARNVSDVADLV is encoded by the coding sequence ATGACACCCGCCGAGACCGCACGTGAAGAGCGGCGCGGGGGGATCTCCGCCTTCGCGGCGTACTTCCTCTGGGGATTCATGCCCCTCTACTTCCTGCTGCTGGCGCCCATCGGGCCGTGGGAGATCGTCGTCTGGCGCATTCTCTTCTCCCTCGCGTTCTGCGCGATCCTGCTGACGCTCACCCGCACGTGGGGCAAGCTCATCGCGATCCTGCGCGATCGACGGCTCGTGTTCTGGACGATCATCGCGGGCCTGCTGATCTATGTGAACTGGCAGGTGTTCCTGATCGGCATCCTCACCGGGCACGTCATCGAGGGGAGCCTCGGGTACTTCATCAACCCGATCGTGACCGTGCTGCTGGGCGTGATCGTGCTGAAGGAGCGTCTGCGGCTGGCGCAGTGGATCGCGATCGGGTTCGCGGGACTGGCCGTGATCGTCATCATCGTCGCCTACGGATCGTTCCCGTGGATCGCGCTGACCCTGGCGGCGAGCTTCGGCACCTACGGTCTCGTGAAGAAGCAGATCGGTCCTCGGGTCGATGCGATCAGCGGCCTCACCCTGGAATCTCTCTGGCTCACCCCGATCGCCCTCATCCAGCTGGTCGTGGTCGCCGCCACCACCGGCCTCGTCTTCGGCACCCAGGGCGCCGGGCACACCGTTCTCGTCACCCTTGCCGGCGTCGTCACCGCTGTTCCGCTGCTGCTGTTCGCTGCGGGTGCGCGACGGGCGCCGCTCACCGTGATCGGCTTGCTGCAGTTCGTGGCCCCCATCCTGCAGTTCATCACCGGCGCGTGGATCCTGCACGAGCCGATGCCGCTCGAACGCTGGATCGGGTTCGCGCTGGTGTGGGTCGCGCTGGTCGTGCTGAGCGTCGATTCCGTGGTGTCGTCGCGGCGGGCCCGAAACGTCTCGGACGTCGCCGATCTGGTCTGA
- a CDS encoding ABC transporter substrate-binding protein, which produces MVHRNKALIAAFALAGAASLALAGCSSSGGGGTTSAPTATSTGSADPAAACTPGTPSTGPFTLATILPQTGSLAYLNPPAEAGYGLAVEDIDAAGGVLGQPIKVGPITDSGASSDLSVSTASAAQIASSDAQVVLGAESSSVSLNFVDTIVSKCKVQISPANTATELSGYSSYYFRTAPPDTVQGSALGNLVIGDGVQKVAFIVFNDAYGTGLRDVVEDTVTKAGGEVVYGAKGKGQEFAPGQKTFSSEVSAALAAKPDAIVILAFDETKQIVPELKAQGWDLSKTYLVDGNTADYSKDFEAGTLTGAQGTIPGAQPDPEFKQRLVDFYKKSANADLKDFSYAPESYDAIVLAALAAEKGKGTDGPTIQANLAAVSGTTNGEKCSDYASCLALIKSGKDITYTGKAGIGPFNSQNDPSSAYIGIYKFDANNTPVFQKSIQGSVN; this is translated from the coding sequence ATGGTTCATCGCAACAAGGCGCTCATCGCCGCGTTTGCGCTCGCGGGCGCCGCGTCGCTCGCCCTCGCAGGGTGCTCCAGCTCGGGCGGAGGCGGCACCACGTCGGCTCCCACGGCAACCTCGACGGGGTCGGCGGACCCTGCCGCCGCCTGCACGCCCGGCACGCCCTCGACCGGACCGTTCACTCTCGCGACGATCCTGCCGCAGACCGGTTCGCTGGCCTACCTCAACCCGCCCGCCGAGGCCGGCTACGGCCTCGCCGTCGAAGACATCGACGCCGCCGGCGGCGTGCTCGGCCAGCCGATCAAGGTCGGCCCGATCACCGACTCCGGCGCCTCGTCGGACCTGTCGGTCTCCACCGCCTCGGCTGCGCAGATCGCCTCCTCCGACGCGCAGGTCGTGCTCGGTGCCGAGTCCTCGAGCGTCAGCCTCAACTTCGTCGACACCATCGTCTCGAAGTGCAAGGTGCAGATCTCGCCCGCGAACACCGCGACCGAGCTCTCCGGTTACTCCAGCTACTACTTCCGCACCGCTCCGCCGGACACGGTGCAGGGCTCGGCGCTGGGCAACCTCGTCATCGGTGACGGCGTCCAGAAGGTCGCGTTCATCGTCTTCAACGACGCGTACGGCACCGGCCTGCGCGATGTCGTCGAAGACACCGTCACCAAGGCGGGCGGCGAAGTCGTCTACGGCGCCAAGGGCAAGGGCCAGGAGTTCGCTCCCGGTCAGAAGACCTTCTCCTCCGAGGTGTCGGCGGCTCTGGCGGCCAAGCCCGACGCGATCGTGATCCTCGCCTTCGACGAGACCAAGCAGATCGTCCCCGAGCTGAAGGCTCAGGGCTGGGATCTGTCGAAGACGTACCTCGTCGACGGCAACACGGCCGACTACAGCAAGGACTTCGAGGCGGGCACGCTCACCGGCGCCCAGGGCACCATTCCCGGCGCCCAGCCCGACCCCGAGTTCAAGCAGCGCCTCGTGGACTTCTACAAGAAGAGCGCGAACGCCGACCTGAAGGACTTCTCGTACGCTCCCGAGTCCTACGACGCCATCGTGCTCGCGGCACTGGCCGCCGAGAAGGGCAAGGGCACCGACGGTCCGACGATCCAGGCGAACCTCGCCGCGGTCTCGGGCACCACCAACGGTGAGAAGTGCTCCGACTACGCCTCGTGCCTCGCGCTCATCAAGAGCGGCAAGGACATCACCTACACGGGTAAGGCGGGCATTGGTCCGTTCAACTCCCAGAACGACCCGTCGAGCGCCTACATCGGCATCTACAAGTTCGACGCGAACAACACTCCCGTCTTCCAGAAGTCCATCCAGGGCTCCGTGAACTGA
- a CDS encoding ABC transporter ATP-binding protein has translation MSMPSAAAAPEAPTATPVVKADSLVAGYLPGVNILNDCTLEAFPGELVGIIGPNGAGKSTLLKALFGLVNVRSGAVTLEGEDITNQKANQLVQAGIGFVPQTNNVFPSLTIEENMQMGMFLRPKEFQSRVAEIWELFPVLGERRKQRAGSLSGGERQSVAMARALMMKPKVLLLDEPSAGLSPVRQDETFIRTREINKTGVTIIMVEQNARRCLQICDRAYVLDQGRNAYEGAGRELAKDPKVIELYLGTLAADVEASHSD, from the coding sequence ATGAGCATGCCATCCGCCGCGGCTGCGCCCGAGGCACCGACGGCGACGCCGGTCGTCAAGGCCGACAGCCTCGTCGCCGGCTACCTGCCGGGCGTCAACATCCTCAACGACTGCACCCTAGAGGCGTTTCCGGGTGAGCTCGTCGGAATCATCGGCCCCAACGGCGCCGGCAAGTCGACGCTGCTGAAGGCCCTCTTCGGCCTCGTCAACGTCCGCTCCGGCGCCGTGACGCTGGAGGGCGAGGACATCACCAACCAGAAGGCCAACCAGCTGGTGCAGGCGGGGATCGGCTTCGTTCCCCAGACGAACAACGTCTTCCCCTCCCTGACGATCGAGGAGAACATGCAGATGGGCATGTTCTTGCGACCCAAGGAGTTCCAGAGCCGCGTCGCCGAGATCTGGGAGCTCTTTCCCGTGCTGGGCGAGCGTCGCAAGCAGCGCGCCGGATCGCTCTCCGGCGGCGAGCGCCAGTCGGTCGCCATGGCGCGCGCCCTCATGATGAAGCCGAAGGTGCTCCTGCTGGACGAGCCCAGCGCGGGCCTGTCCCCCGTTCGCCAGGACGAGACGTTCATCCGCACGCGGGAGATCAACAAGACCGGTGTGACCATCATCATGGTGGAGCAGAACGCCCGTCGCTGCCTGCAGATCTGCGACCGCGCGTACGTCCTCGACCAGGGCCGCAATGCCTACGAGGGCGCGGGACGCGAACTCGCGAAGGACCCGAAGGTCATCGAGCTGTACCTCGGCACGCTCGCCGCGGATGTCGAGGCGTCGCACTCGGACTGA
- a CDS encoding ABC transporter ATP-binding protein — protein sequence MPDQTADRAVPVSQEPGAITQAIRSTLLNVAETPGSAKPDPILVVDNIVRRFGGMTAVDVDHLEVQRGAITALIGPNGAGKTTFFNLITGFDKPSSAKKLFGGPSPAEAAKWSFDGRTLGNTAASKVARAGMVRTFQLTKALSRMTVLDNMLIGAKDNPGENLAVGLVKPLWGGAEKANIAKAEELLQRFKLDTKRDDMAGSLSGGQKKLLEMARALMSDPKMIMLDEPMAGVNPALTQSLLEHIQALRNDGTTVLFVEHDMHMVRHISDWVVVMAQGEVVAEGDPERVMKNPAVIDAYLGAYHDTDLGDDAAVNTGLITQIEAEVEAEAEQEDDHK from the coding sequence ATGCCTGACCAGACCGCCGACCGCGCCGTTCCGGTCTCGCAGGAGCCCGGCGCAATCACACAGGCCATCCGCTCCACGCTGCTGAACGTCGCGGAGACGCCCGGCTCGGCCAAGCCCGATCCCATCCTCGTGGTCGACAACATCGTGCGACGCTTCGGCGGGATGACGGCCGTCGACGTCGACCACCTCGAGGTGCAGCGCGGCGCGATCACGGCGCTGATCGGCCCGAACGGCGCCGGCAAGACCACGTTCTTCAACCTCATCACCGGCTTCGACAAGCCGTCGTCGGCGAAGAAGCTCTTCGGGGGGCCTTCGCCGGCCGAGGCTGCCAAGTGGTCGTTCGACGGACGCACGCTCGGCAACACCGCGGCATCCAAGGTGGCCCGTGCCGGCATGGTGCGCACGTTCCAGCTGACGAAGGCACTGTCGCGCATGACGGTGCTCGACAACATGCTGATCGGCGCGAAGGACAACCCCGGTGAGAACCTGGCGGTCGGCCTCGTCAAGCCGCTGTGGGGCGGCGCCGAGAAGGCGAACATCGCCAAAGCCGAGGAGCTGCTGCAGCGCTTCAAGCTCGACACCAAGCGCGACGACATGGCCGGAAGCCTCTCCGGCGGGCAGAAGAAGCTTCTCGAGATGGCTCGGGCCCTGATGAGCGATCCGAAGATGATCATGCTCGACGAGCCCATGGCCGGCGTCAACCCCGCGCTCACGCAGAGCCTGCTCGAGCACATCCAGGCGCTGCGCAACGACGGCACGACCGTGCTGTTCGTCGAGCACGACATGCACATGGTGCGCCACATCTCCGACTGGGTGGTCGTCATGGCCCAGGGCGAGGTCGTCGCCGAGGGCGATCCGGAGCGCGTCATGAAGAACCCGGCCGTGATCGACGCCTACTTGGGCGCGTATCACGACACCGATCTCGGCGACGATGCCGCCGTGAACACGGGCCTCATCACCCAGATCGAGGCCGAGGTCGAAGCCGAGGCCGAGCAGGAGGACGACCACAAATGA
- a CDS encoding branched-chain amino acid ABC transporter permease, whose product MDFWITLLQQLTETAIAPITAAYVIAAIGLNIHFGYTGLMNMGQAGFMLLGAYGFAITVINGGGFWLGVLVAIVACVVFAFVLGIPTLRLRGDYLAIVTICAAEIVRMVGRLSALADVTGGSTGLVGPEYRGAFTSLSILPPGTTQILWFSYPNTDPGSGNDWWTRLVAWTLVAIALLFTWLAMRSPWGRVLKGIREDEDAVRSLGKSSYSYKMQALIIGGVLGGIAGILVVLPASVQPDGFGRPLTFNLWTIMLLGGAATIFGPLLGSIIFFVVRIAIVQIAGEYIPASILNTQQTQWLSWVLIGIALMLLVIFRPQGILGNKKELSFNA is encoded by the coding sequence ATGGACTTCTGGATCACGCTGCTGCAGCAGCTCACCGAGACCGCGATCGCGCCGATCACCGCCGCGTACGTCATCGCGGCGATCGGCCTCAACATCCACTTCGGATACACGGGGCTCATGAACATGGGGCAGGCGGGCTTCATGCTCCTCGGCGCCTACGGGTTCGCGATCACCGTCATCAACGGCGGCGGCTTCTGGTTGGGGGTTCTCGTCGCGATCGTGGCGTGTGTCGTCTTCGCCTTCGTGCTCGGCATCCCGACCCTGCGACTGCGCGGCGACTACCTCGCGATCGTCACGATCTGTGCGGCCGAGATCGTGCGCATGGTCGGACGCCTGTCCGCTCTCGCCGACGTGACCGGCGGGTCGACGGGCCTCGTCGGACCCGAATACCGCGGGGCGTTCACGAGCCTGTCGATCCTGCCTCCGGGCACCACGCAGATCCTGTGGTTCTCCTACCCCAACACCGACCCGGGGTCGGGCAACGACTGGTGGACGCGCCTGGTCGCGTGGACCCTCGTCGCCATCGCCCTGCTGTTCACCTGGCTGGCCATGCGCAGCCCGTGGGGTCGCGTGCTCAAGGGCATCCGCGAGGACGAGGACGCCGTACGCAGCCTCGGCAAGAGCTCGTACTCCTACAAGATGCAGGCGCTCATCATCGGCGGGGTGCTCGGCGGCATCGCCGGCATCCTGGTGGTGCTGCCGGCCTCCGTGCAGCCCGACGGCTTCGGCCGCCCGCTCACGTTCAACCTGTGGACGATCATGCTGCTGGGCGGCGCCGCCACGATCTTCGGCCCGCTGCTCGGATCGATCATCTTCTTCGTCGTGCGCATCGCGATCGTGCAGATCGCCGGCGAGTACATCCCGGCGTCGATCCTCAACACGCAGCAGACGCAGTGGCTGTCGTGGGTGCTGATCGGCATCGCTCTCATGCTGCTGGTGATCTTCCGACCACAGGGCATCCTCGGCAATAAGAAGGAGTTGAGCTTCAATGCCTGA